In one Sphingomonas sp. S1-29 genomic region, the following are encoded:
- a CDS encoding aspartate kinase translates to MARIVMKFGGTSMAGIERIRTVAALVKREWDAGHEIAVVVSAMAGDTDRLVGFCREASSLYDPREYDVVVSSGEQVTSGLLAIALQAAGVPARSWLGWQLPIHTSDAHASARIGEIETEALNASLAARIVAVVPGFQGVSDANRVTTLGRGGSDTSAVAMAAAMKADRCDIYTDVDGVYTTDPRIVPRARKLQKVTYEEMLELASVGAKVLQTRSVGLAMKEGVRIQVLSSFVGEDGAPRPGTMIVGEEEIDDMESQLITGIAHDKNEAKVTLAEVPDRPGAVAAIFGPLATAGINVDMIVQNVAHSSGSTDVTFTVPKADLARALDTLEKERATIGFAKLIHDPRVAKISVVGVGMRSHAGVAATMFETLGARGINILAIATSEIKVSVLVEEDYTELAVRVLHTAYGLDAPEVVAA, encoded by the coding sequence ATGGCGCGCATCGTGATGAAATTCGGCGGCACCTCGATGGCGGGCATCGAGCGTATCCGCACCGTGGCTGCGCTCGTAAAGCGCGAATGGGATGCCGGGCACGAGATCGCGGTGGTGGTCTCGGCGATGGCGGGCGACACCGATCGGCTGGTGGGGTTCTGCCGCGAGGCATCCTCGCTCTACGATCCGCGCGAATATGACGTCGTCGTGTCGAGCGGCGAGCAGGTGACGTCGGGCTTGCTCGCGATCGCGCTCCAGGCCGCCGGCGTGCCGGCGCGCAGCTGGCTCGGCTGGCAATTGCCGATCCACACCTCGGACGCCCACGCCTCGGCGCGGATCGGCGAGATCGAAACCGAAGCGCTCAACGCCAGCCTCGCCGCGCGGATCGTCGCGGTGGTGCCGGGGTTCCAGGGTGTGTCCGACGCCAACCGCGTGACGACGCTCGGGCGCGGCGGGTCGGATACCTCGGCGGTGGCGATGGCGGCGGCGATGAAGGCCGATCGCTGCGACATCTACACCGACGTCGATGGCGTCTATACCACCGATCCGCGCATCGTGCCGCGTGCCCGCAAGCTGCAGAAGGTGACATACGAAGAAATGCTCGAACTCGCGAGCGTCGGGGCGAAAGTGCTCCAGACGCGCTCGGTCGGGCTGGCGATGAAGGAGGGCGTGCGCATCCAGGTGCTGTCGTCCTTCGTCGGCGAAGACGGGGCGCCCCGCCCCGGCACGATGATCGTGGGCGAAGAGGAGATCGACGATATGGAAAGCCAGCTCATCACCGGTATCGCGCACGACAAGAACGAGGCGAAGGTGACGCTCGCCGAAGTCCCCGATCGCCCCGGCGCGGTCGCGGCGATCTTCGGCCCGCTCGCCACCGCAGGCATCAACGTCGACATGATCGTCCAGAACGTCGCGCATTCGAGCGGCTCGACCGACGTGACCTTCACCGTGCCCAAGGCCGATCTGGCGCGCGCGCTCGACACGCTCGAAAAGGAACGCGCGACGATCGGCTTCGCCAAGCTGATCCACGATCCGCGCGTGGCCAAGATCTCGGTGGTCGGGGTCGGCATGCGCAGCCACGCCGGCGTCGCCGCGACGATGTTCGAAACGCTCGGTGCGCGCGGCATCAACATCCTCGCGATCGCTACCAGCGAGATCAAGGTGAGCGTGCTGGTCGAAGAGGATTACACCGAGCTGGCGGTTCGCGTCCTCCACACCGCCTATGGCCTCGACGCCCCCGAAGTGGTTGCAGCGTGA
- the ubiG gene encoding bifunctional 2-polyprenyl-6-hydroxyphenol methylase/3-demethylubiquinol 3-O-methyltransferase UbiG, with amino-acid sequence MTKAITIDPAEAAHFGTLAADWWNPKGSSAMLHRLNPVRLRHIRQAADAHWGCEPNDYQPLRGRSALDVGCGAGLLAEPLARLGAKVTGVDAAPENVGAAAAHAASAGLDIRYLAGELDLLAGERFDLVCSMEVIEHVADPAGFVRGLADALAEDGLLVLSTPNRTALSRVAMVSVAEGFGMIPRGTHDWDKFLTPDELTALLGLAGLRVTDIRGLSFSPARGFVLGEDLSLDYLVTAVRG; translated from the coding sequence ATGACAAAGGCAATCACGATCGATCCCGCCGAAGCCGCGCATTTTGGCACGCTGGCCGCCGACTGGTGGAACCCCAAGGGCAGCTCTGCGATGCTCCACCGGCTGAACCCGGTGCGGTTACGGCATATCCGGCAGGCGGCGGATGCGCATTGGGGGTGCGAGCCCAACGACTATCAGCCGCTGCGCGGCCGCAGCGCGCTCGACGTCGGCTGCGGTGCGGGGCTGCTCGCCGAGCCGCTGGCGCGATTGGGAGCGAAGGTGACCGGGGTCGATGCGGCACCCGAGAATGTCGGCGCGGCGGCGGCGCATGCCGCCAGCGCGGGGCTCGACATCCGCTATCTGGCGGGTGAGCTCGATTTGCTGGCGGGCGAGCGGTTCGACCTTGTCTGTTCGATGGAGGTGATCGAGCATGTCGCCGATCCGGCGGGGTTCGTCCGCGGGCTGGCCGATGCGCTGGCTGAAGACGGGCTGCTGGTGCTCTCGACCCCCAACCGTACCGCGCTATCGCGGGTGGCGATGGTGTCGGTCGCCGAGGGGTTCGGGATGATCCCGCGGGGGACGCATGACTGGGACAAGTTCCTGACCCCCGACGAGCTGACCGCATTGCTTGGCCTAGCGGGGCTGCGCGTGACCGACATCCGGGGCCTGTCGTTCAGCCCGGCGCGGGGGTTCGTGCTGGGCGAGGATCTGTCGCTCGATTATCTGGTGACTGCGGTGCGCGGCTGA
- a CDS encoding tRNA-binding protein: protein MHATHDSAAPPAPTIGFDQFLAVDIRIGTIVAAEISAKARKPAYVLTIDFGPTIGTKRSSAQITEHYTPQELVGTQVAAVVNFPPRQIGPVMSEVLTLGFPDAEGRVVLVRPSEPVPNGGRLF, encoded by the coding sequence ATGCACGCCACCCACGATTCCGCCGCGCCGCCCGCCCCGACGATTGGCTTCGACCAGTTCCTCGCCGTCGACATCCGCATCGGCACGATCGTGGCAGCCGAAATCTCCGCCAAGGCCCGCAAGCCCGCTTATGTCCTCACGATCGATTTCGGCCCGACGATCGGCACCAAGCGTTCCTCGGCGCAGATCACCGAACACTATACCCCGCAGGAGCTGGTCGGCACCCAGGTCGCGGCAGTCGTCAACTTCCCGCCGCGCCAGATCGGCCCGGTGATGTCCGAAGTGTTGACATTGGGCTTCCCCGACGCCGAAGGCCGCGTCGTGCTGGTCCGCCCCAGCGAGCCGGTTCCCAATGGCGGCCGCCTGTTTTGA
- a CDS encoding DUF427 domain-containing protein yields the protein MVEARWNGQVIASSDDTVVVEGNHYFPADSVDPALLKASATTSNCPWKGTAHYHTLVVDGAENRDAVWYYPEPKDKAAQIKGRLAFWKGVEVKA from the coding sequence ATGGTAGAGGCACGCTGGAACGGACAGGTGATCGCTTCGAGCGACGATACCGTGGTGGTCGAGGGCAATCATTATTTTCCTGCCGATTCGGTCGATCCCGCGCTGCTGAAGGCCAGCGCCACGACGAGCAACTGCCCGTGGAAGGGCACCGCGCATTATCACACGCTGGTGGTCGACGGGGCCGAGAACCGCGACGCGGTGTGGTATTACCCCGAGCCCAAGGACAAGGCCGCACAGATCAAGGGGCGGCTGGCGTTCTGGAAGGGTGTCGAGGTCAAGGCGTGA
- a CDS encoding alkylphosphonate utilization protein, with the protein MSGDDYVYDEASGEWVAAGAVATAAGDDAVVVRDSVGNVLADGDQVTLIKDLTVKGAGQTLKRGTLIKSIRLTGDAQEIDCKFDGIKGLVLRAEFVRKR; encoded by the coding sequence GTGAGCGGCGACGACTATGTCTATGACGAGGCGAGCGGCGAGTGGGTCGCGGCGGGGGCGGTTGCGACTGCTGCGGGCGACGATGCTGTCGTGGTGCGCGATTCGGTGGGCAATGTGCTGGCCGATGGCGACCAGGTGACCTTGATCAAGGACCTGACCGTCAAGGGCGCGGGGCAGACGCTCAAGCGCGGGACGCTGATCAAATCGATCCGGCTGACCGGCGACGCGCAGGAAATCGACTGCAAGTTCGACGGCATCAAGGGGCTGGTGCTGCGCGCCGAATTCGTTCGCAAGCGCTAG
- a CDS encoding cupin domain-containing protein, with translation MTDAAALIARLDLAPHPEGGWYRETWRAPAPEGERASASAILFLLDAGERSHWHRVDAAELWLWHAGSALALRTAASDAGPVETLRLGGDVLAGEVPQGLVPAGWWQAAEATEGWALVSCVVSPGFGFAGFELAAAGWAPGD, from the coding sequence ATGACCGATGCCGCCGCCCTGATCGCCCGCCTGGACCTGGCCCCGCATCCCGAGGGCGGGTGGTATCGCGAGACGTGGAGGGCGCCTGCCCCCGAGGGCGAGCGCGCGAGTGCGAGCGCGATCCTGTTCCTGCTCGATGCCGGCGAGCGATCGCACTGGCACCGGGTGGATGCCGCCGAATTGTGGCTGTGGCACGCGGGCAGCGCGCTCGCGCTGCGCACCGCGGCGAGCGACGCGGGGCCGGTGGAGACGCTGCGGCTGGGCGGCGACGTGCTGGCGGGCGAGGTGCCGCAGGGGCTGGTGCCCGCCGGGTGGTGGCAGGCGGCCGAGGCGACCGAAGGCTGGGCGCTGGTGAGCTGCGTGGTGTCGCCGGGGTTCGGGTTCGCGGGGTTCGAGCTGGCCGCGGCGGGGTGGGCGCCGGGGGATTGA
- a CDS encoding TraY domain-containing protein — protein sequence MLAVRLDTETEARLEALAARTGRTKTFYAREAIVAHLDDLEDFYLAEERLRDFRDGDAIPLADLKAQLGLAD from the coding sequence ATGCTGGCAGTGCGATTGGATACCGAAACCGAGGCGCGGCTCGAAGCGCTCGCCGCGCGGACGGGGCGGACCAAGACCTTCTATGCACGCGAGGCGATCGTCGCGCATCTCGACGATCTCGAGGATTTCTATCTGGCCGAGGAGCGACTGCGCGATTTCCGCGACGGCGACGCGATCCCGCTTGCCGATCTGAAGGCGCAGCTTGGCCTGGCGGATTGA
- a CDS encoding type II toxin-antitoxin system RelE family toxin, translating to MAWRIEFLPEAAKELAKLDRTAAARIIKTLETRIAVQDDPRSLGSALTGDHAGYWRWRIGDYRVVARIEDDRVLILVVRVAHRREVYR from the coding sequence TTGGCCTGGCGGATTGAGTTCCTGCCCGAGGCGGCGAAGGAACTGGCCAAGCTCGACCGCACCGCAGCGGCGCGGATCATCAAGACGTTGGAGACGCGGATCGCCGTGCAGGACGATCCACGTTCGCTGGGAAGCGCGCTGACGGGCGACCATGCGGGCTATTGGCGCTGGCGGATCGGCGACTATCGCGTGGTGGCGCGCATCGAGGATGACCGGGTGCTGATCCTGGTAGTGCGAGTGGCGCATCGGCGCGAGGTGTATCGGTGA
- a CDS encoding type II toxin-antitoxin system Phd/YefM family antitoxin — protein sequence MAYIVDMESLSISEARANMKAVVDRVVADKAPVAITRQRGEGVVMISASEWASIEETLYLLQSPANARALIESIAELDAGKGSERDLIAP from the coding sequence ATGGCGTACATTGTCGACATGGAAAGCCTGAGCATCTCCGAAGCGCGCGCCAATATGAAGGCGGTGGTCGATCGCGTCGTGGCCGACAAGGCACCGGTGGCGATCACCCGCCAGCGCGGCGAGGGCGTGGTGATGATCTCGGCGAGCGAATGGGCGTCGATCGAGGAAACATTGTACCTGCTGCAGTCGCCGGCGAACGCGCGCGCGCTGATCGAATCGATCGCCGAGCTGGACGCCGGCAAGGGTAGCGAGCGCGACCTGATCGCGCCGTGA
- a CDS encoding Txe/YoeB family addiction module toxin has protein sequence MKLVFSSRAWDQYLEWQGDDRRGLERINALLKECMRDPFRGTGKPEPLGGNLAGWWSRRITREDRLVYRVTGKGEGQVLEVAQCRYHY, from the coding sequence GTGAAGCTGGTCTTTTCGTCGCGCGCCTGGGACCAGTATCTCGAATGGCAGGGCGACGATCGGCGCGGGCTGGAGCGCATCAACGCATTGCTCAAGGAATGCATGCGCGATCCCTTTCGCGGAACCGGCAAGCCCGAGCCGCTGGGCGGCAATCTAGCCGGCTGGTGGTCGCGCCGGATCACCCGCGAGGATCGGCTGGTGTATCGGGTTACGGGTAAGGGTGAGGGGCAGGTGCTGGAAGTGGCGCAGTGTCGGTATCATTATTGA
- a CDS encoding 5'-nucleotidase, with protein sequence MAYPIENKLVVGITSSALFDFTAEDEIFQSEGLEAFKKYQIANRKIPPAPGAAFPFIKRLLGLNRKFPEQSPVEVVILSRNDPAAGARITDAIPGYDLDISRYFFLSGASPYPYMKSVHACLYLSTNKEEVKTAVAEGHPAGYVLPCAALDDELDTQLRIAFDFDGILVDDEAEQQYAKGGLDLFRHHEIQHSARPLKNGPLMPLLQKISNIQQIERDHPQHVNDPDKAVRVAIVTARNAPAHERMMTTLKHHGIEVDELFLTGGIEKKNILDVLRPQIFFDDQLGHLQPASGSTPCVHIPFGVRNIDN encoded by the coding sequence ATGGCCTACCCAATAGAAAACAAGCTTGTTGTTGGGATCACATCGTCAGCCCTATTCGATTTCACGGCTGAGGACGAGATTTTTCAGAGTGAAGGCCTTGAGGCCTTTAAAAAATACCAAATCGCGAACCGAAAAATTCCGCCAGCACCGGGGGCGGCTTTCCCATTCATAAAGCGGCTTTTGGGGCTAAATAGAAAGTTTCCCGAGCAGTCACCCGTTGAGGTCGTAATTCTTTCGAGAAACGACCCCGCGGCAGGGGCTAGGATCACGGACGCCATTCCTGGATATGATTTAGATATATCACGATATTTCTTTCTCTCGGGAGCAAGCCCTTACCCGTACATGAAGTCTGTTCATGCCTGCCTGTATCTGAGCACCAACAAGGAAGAGGTGAAAACTGCTGTCGCGGAGGGTCATCCGGCGGGTTATGTTCTTCCATGCGCCGCACTGGATGATGAACTAGATACTCAGCTGAGGATTGCCTTCGATTTTGACGGAATTTTAGTCGATGACGAAGCAGAGCAGCAATATGCAAAGGGAGGGCTTGATCTGTTTCGCCATCACGAAATTCAGCACAGCGCTCGACCGTTGAAGAATGGCCCTCTCATGCCGCTGCTTCAAAAGATATCTAATATTCAACAGATTGAGCGAGACCACCCACAACATGTCAATGATCCCGACAAAGCAGTCCGAGTGGCGATTGTAACTGCGCGTAACGCGCCCGCTCATGAAAGAATGATGACCACTCTTAAGCACCATGGCATCGAAGTGGACGAGCTTTTCCTGACCGGTGGCATTGAGAAGAAGAATATTCTTGACGTTTTGCGCCCGCAGATTTTTTTTGATGACCAACTCGGGCATTTGCAGCCGGCTTCCGGAAGTACGCCCTGTGTCCATATTCCTTTCGGCGTGAGAAACATCGACAATTAA
- the thiC gene encoding phosphomethylpyrimidine synthase ThiC, whose product MADIPARTELKVTTGPIRGSRKIHVGPLGVAMREIVLDPSCDEPPLRVYDPSGPYTDANARIDIMAGLPELRRDWIVGRGDVEQVAQREVRPEDNGQLGPDRSGGVQPFPNVRKQVLRAKPGANVSQMHYARRGIITPEMEYVATRENLGREQLIGHIRDGHDFGASIPDYVTPEFVRDEVARGRAIIPSNINHPESEPMAIGRNFLVKINANIGNSAVASDVAKEVDKLVWSIRWGADTVMDLSTGRNIHDTREWILRNSPVPIGTVPIYQALEKVGGIAEDLNWDIFRDTLIEQAEQGVDYFTIHAGVRLPYIPMTAKRVTGIVSRGGSIMAKWCLAHHQESFLYTRFEEICEIMKAYDVAFSLGDGLRPGSIADANDEAQFAELHTLGELTKIAWNHDIQVMIEGPGHVPMHKIKANMDKQLEACGEAPFYTLGPLTTDIAPGYDHITSGIGAAMIGWFGCAMLCYVTPKEHLGLPDRDDVKVGVVTYKLAAHAADLAKGHPAAKLRDDALSRARFEFRWRDQFNLSLDPDTAEQYHDQTLPAEGAKTAHFCSMCGPKFCSMKITAEVREFAAKQNQSADSFLAASILPHSAAAGEVASRSDDGGGFAPTTTPEAEAGMAAMSDIFKQTGSELYIGAARRERD is encoded by the coding sequence ATGGCCGACATTCCCGCGCGCACCGAATTGAAAGTCACCACCGGCCCGATCCGGGGCAGCCGCAAAATTCACGTCGGCCCGCTCGGCGTCGCGATGCGCGAGATCGTCCTCGATCCCAGCTGCGACGAGCCCCCGTTGCGCGTCTACGACCCCTCGGGCCCCTATACCGACGCCAATGCCCGCATCGACATCATGGCGGGCCTCCCCGAACTGCGCCGAGACTGGATCGTCGGCCGCGGCGATGTCGAGCAGGTCGCCCAGCGCGAAGTCCGCCCCGAGGATAACGGCCAGCTCGGCCCCGATCGCTCGGGCGGCGTCCAGCCCTTCCCCAATGTCCGCAAGCAGGTGCTGCGCGCCAAGCCCGGCGCCAATGTCAGCCAGATGCACTATGCCCGCCGCGGCATCATCACGCCTGAGATGGAATATGTCGCCACCCGCGAAAACCTGGGCCGCGAACAGCTCATCGGCCATATCCGCGACGGCCACGACTTCGGCGCGTCGATCCCCGACTATGTCACCCCCGAATTCGTCCGCGACGAGGTCGCCCGCGGCCGCGCGATCATCCCTAGCAACATCAACCACCCCGAATCCGAACCGATGGCGATCGGCCGCAACTTTCTGGTCAAGATCAACGCCAATATCGGCAACTCCGCCGTCGCGTCAGACGTCGCCAAGGAAGTCGACAAGCTCGTCTGGTCGATCCGCTGGGGTGCCGATACCGTGATGGACCTGTCGACCGGCCGCAACATCCACGACACTCGCGAATGGATCCTGCGCAACTCGCCCGTCCCGATCGGCACCGTCCCGATCTACCAGGCGCTCGAGAAAGTCGGCGGCATCGCCGAGGATCTCAACTGGGACATCTTCCGCGACACGCTGATCGAGCAGGCCGAACAGGGAGTCGACTATTTCACTATCCACGCCGGCGTCCGCCTGCCGTACATACCGATGACCGCCAAGCGCGTCACCGGCATCGTCAGCCGCGGCGGATCGATCATGGCCAAATGGTGCCTCGCGCATCACCAGGAGAGCTTCCTCTACACCCGCTTCGAGGAAATCTGCGAGATCATGAAGGCGTATGACGTCGCCTTCTCGCTGGGCGACGGCCTGCGCCCCGGCAGCATCGCCGACGCCAATGACGAAGCGCAGTTCGCCGAACTCCACACGCTGGGCGAACTCACCAAGATCGCCTGGAACCATGACATCCAGGTGATGATCGAAGGGCCGGGCCATGTGCCGATGCACAAGATCAAGGCCAATATGGACAAGCAGCTCGAGGCCTGCGGCGAAGCCCCCTTCTACACGCTGGGGCCGCTAACCACCGACATCGCGCCGGGGTACGACCATATCACCAGCGGCATCGGCGCGGCGATGATCGGCTGGTTCGGCTGCGCGATGCTGTGTTACGTCACCCCCAAGGAGCATCTGGGCCTGCCCGACCGCGACGACGTCAAGGTCGGCGTCGTCACCTACAAGCTGGCCGCCCACGCCGCCGATCTCGCCAAGGGCCACCCCGCCGCCAAGCTGCGCGACGATGCGCTGAGCCGCGCCCGCTTCGAATTCCGCTGGCGCGACCAGTTCAACCTGTCGCTCGACCCCGACACGGCGGAGCAATACCACGACCAGACGCTGCCGGCGGAAGGCGCCAAGACCGCGCATTTCTGCTCGATGTGCGGCCCCAAATTCTGCAGCATGAAGATCACCGCCGAAGTCCGCGAATTCGCCGCCAAGCAAAACCAAAGCGCCGACAGCTTCCTGGCCGCTTCGATCCTCCCCCATAGCGCAGCGGCGGGGGAGGTGGCATCGCGCAGCGATGACGGAGGGGGCTTCGCCCCAACCACCACCCCCGAAGCCGAAGCCGGCATGGCCGCGATGAGCGACATCTTCAAACAAACCGGCAGCGAACTCTACATCGGCGCTGCCAGGCGCGAGCGGGACTGA
- a CDS encoding MipA/OmpV family protein: MKTKLFLLAGLGLSFLAVPALAQDAAPQPSAVPDPETADPRGDFAIVGAGAGILPNYEGSDDYGFSPVPAAIGQLEGFRFTFLGNRLSVDLIRDGYGPTVDIQAGPIGVIGFNRTSADAIDDPQVALLEERNTAIELGGYVGIGKTGVLTSDYDRLSATISYRYDVAGAHDSGILTPTLAYTTPLSTKALVGLFLSAERVENGYGDAYFSVSAAESLRSGLPVFDADGGWKNYTIGFAGAHSLTGDLTGGLQMVVGGTYRRLLGDFSASPVTAIAGSPHQWLGTVGLAYSF, translated from the coding sequence TTGAAAACCAAGCTTTTCCTGCTCGCCGGTCTCGGCCTGTCGTTCCTGGCCGTCCCCGCGCTGGCGCAGGACGCCGCTCCCCAGCCTTCGGCCGTCCCCGACCCCGAAACCGCCGATCCGCGCGGCGACTTCGCGATCGTCGGCGCGGGCGCGGGCATCCTGCCCAATTACGAAGGCTCGGACGATTACGGCTTCTCGCCGGTCCCCGCCGCGATCGGCCAGCTCGAGGGCTTCCGCTTCACCTTCCTCGGCAATCGCCTCAGCGTCGACCTGATCCGCGACGGCTATGGCCCGACGGTCGATATCCAGGCCGGCCCGATCGGCGTCATCGGCTTCAACCGCACCAGCGCCGACGCGATCGACGATCCGCAGGTGGCGCTGCTCGAAGAGCGCAACACCGCGATCGAATTGGGCGGCTATGTCGGCATCGGCAAGACCGGGGTGCTCACCAGCGACTATGACCGGCTGTCGGCGACGATCAGCTATCGCTACGACGTCGCCGGCGCGCATGACAGCGGCATCCTCACCCCGACGCTCGCCTACACCACCCCGCTCAGCACCAAGGCGCTGGTCGGGCTGTTCCTCTCGGCCGAGCGTGTCGAAAATGGCTATGGCGACGCGTATTTCAGCGTCTCGGCCGCCGAATCGCTGCGCAGCGGGCTGCCGGTGTTCGATGCCGATGGCGGGTGGAAGAACTACACGATCGGTTTTGCCGGCGCGCATTCGCTCACCGGCGATCTGACCGGCGGGCTGCAGATGGTGGTCGGCGGCACCTATCGCCGCCTGCTGGGCGATTTCAGCGCCAGCCCGGTCACCGCGATCGCGGGTTCGCCGCACCAGTGGCTTGGCACCGTGGGCCTTGCCTATTCGTTCTGA
- a CDS encoding DUF2141 domain-containing protein yields the protein MAISPRLRVRALALPLAAIALGGAMPVSQLKVEVAELRNARGVLQFCLTADPDNFPNCVDDARAVSRVVPAGDRAMRFDALPHGNYAIAVFHDENANRKLDTFAGIPREGFGFSRNPRIGFGPPRFSAARFAFGNDAQIQQVKLRYML from the coding sequence TTGGCGATTTCGCCCAGGCTGCGCGTCCGCGCGCTGGCGTTGCCGCTGGCGGCGATCGCGCTGGGCGGCGCGATGCCGGTGTCGCAGCTGAAGGTTGAGGTCGCCGAGCTGCGCAATGCGCGCGGCGTGCTCCAATTCTGCCTCACCGCCGATCCCGACAATTTCCCCAATTGCGTCGACGATGCCCGCGCGGTGAGCCGCGTGGTGCCCGCGGGCGACCGCGCGATGCGCTTCGATGCGCTGCCGCACGGCAATTACGCGATCGCGGTGTTCCACGACGAGAACGCCAACCGCAAGCTCGACACCTTCGCCGGCATCCCGCGCGAAGGCTTCGGCTTTTCGCGCAACCCGCGCATCGGCTTTGGTCCGCCGCGCTTTTCGGCGGCGCGCTTCGCCTTCGGCAATGATGCCCAAATACAACAGGTGAAGCTTCGTTACATGCTATGA
- a CDS encoding sterol desaturase family protein, producing MSIGLAILLSALAMTVIVGVRYLLASGAFALLTRATRPGLYTGLDQQIGREIKWSMMSAAIYGIPAGIIAWGWDNHGWTRIYSDVNAYPLWYLPVSVLAYLFLHDTWFYWTHRWMHIPKWFRIAHAVHHASRPPTAWAAMAFHPVEALTGAVIIPLLVFVIPIHTVGLCIVLTVMTVMGVTNHMGWEVFPRFIVQGPLGRWLITASHHQRHHERYGCNYGLYFRFWDHVCGTDKGLGDFAQAARPRAGVAAGGDRAGRRDAGVAAEG from the coding sequence ATGTCGATCGGTCTCGCCATCCTCCTCTCGGCGCTCGCGATGACGGTCATCGTCGGTGTCCGCTATCTCCTCGCCAGCGGCGCGTTCGCATTGCTCACCCGCGCGACGCGGCCCGGGCTCTATACCGGGCTCGACCAGCAGATCGGGCGCGAGATCAAATGGTCGATGATGTCGGCGGCGATCTACGGCATTCCCGCAGGAATCATCGCCTGGGGCTGGGACAATCACGGCTGGACGCGGATCTACAGCGACGTGAACGCCTATCCCTTATGGTATCTGCCGGTCTCGGTGCTGGCGTATCTCTTCCTGCACGATACGTGGTTCTATTGGACGCATCGCTGGATGCACATTCCCAAATGGTTTCGCATCGCGCACGCCGTCCACCATGCCAGCCGCCCGCCTACCGCCTGGGCGGCGATGGCGTTCCACCCGGTTGAAGCGCTCACCGGTGCCGTGATAATTCCGCTACTGGTGTTCGTGATTCCGATCCACACCGTCGGACTGTGCATTGTCCTTACCGTCATGACCGTTATGGGGGTCACCAACCACATGGGCTGGGAGGTTTTCCCTAGGTTCATCGTGCAGGGGCCATTGGGACGCTGGTTGATTACCGCCAGCCATCACCAGCGGCATCATGAACGATATGGGTGCAACTATGGGCTATATTTCCGCTTCTGGGACCACGTCTGCGGTACCGACAAGGGCCTTGGCGATTTCGCCCAGGCTGCGCGTCCGCGCGCTGGCGTTGCCGCTGGCGGCGATCGCGCTGGGCGGCGCGATGCCGGTGTCGCAGCTGAAGGTTGA
- a CDS encoding universal stress protein has product MQKILACIDASNYANSVCDLAAWAAKRLEMPVELLHIVQRKDAVAARGDLSGAIGLGAKTDLMEELVRLEETDARLQVERGRALLKAGEARLRESGVADVAVLHRHGGIVETILEQEADARVVVIGKRGAGHEFATDHIGSKIERVVRASSKPILIANRAAQAPSSVVFAYDAGPAADRALERLVNSPLFVGLPVHIVMADSENDGHRRALEAAAEQLRAGHEVTTSLRKGKPEQVIAEIVEQTPGAMLVMGAYGHSPLRTLIVGSTTTTMVRTVHAPVLLVR; this is encoded by the coding sequence ATGCAGAAGATTCTCGCCTGCATCGACGCGTCGAACTACGCCAACAGCGTGTGCGACCTGGCCGCCTGGGCCGCCAAGCGGCTCGAAATGCCCGTCGAACTGCTCCACATCGTCCAGCGCAAGGATGCGGTCGCAGCACGCGGCGACCTTTCGGGCGCGATCGGCCTCGGCGCCAAGACCGACCTGATGGAGGAATTGGTGCGGCTCGAGGAGACCGACGCCCGGCTGCAGGTCGAGCGGGGCCGCGCGCTGCTCAAGGCCGGCGAAGCACGGCTGCGTGAAAGCGGTGTTGCCGACGTCGCTGTCCTTCACCGGCATGGCGGCATCGTCGAGACGATCCTCGAGCAGGAGGCCGATGCGCGCGTCGTCGTCATCGGCAAGCGCGGTGCGGGCCATGAGTTCGCGACCGACCATATCGGGTCGAAGATCGAGCGCGTCGTGCGCGCGAGCAGCAAGCCGATCCTGATCGCGAACCGCGCCGCACAAGCGCCAAGCAGCGTTGTATTCGCCTATGACGCGGGCCCGGCTGCTGATCGCGCGCTCGAGCGGCTGGTAAACTCGCCGCTATTTGTCGGGCTCCCGGTACATATCGTGATGGCCGACAGCGAAAATGACGGCCATCGCCGCGCACTGGAAGCCGCCGCCGAGCAATTGCGCGCGGGGCACGAGGTCACGACATCGCTGCGCAAGGGCAAGCCCGAACAGGTGATCGCCGAGATCGTTGAGCAGACGCCGGGCGCGATGCTGGTGATGGGGGCTTATGGTCATTCGCCGCTCCGTACGCTGATCGTCGGCAGCACCACGACGACGATGGTTCGTACCGTTCATGCACCGGTGCTGCTGGTGCGGTAA